tcttcgtctcatcgtttgtgattccacaatatcttgtttcgctagtcgattaatattattgtgaggtgattgataatactaggttgttcttcgggaatataagaccggtttatcaattggttcatgttcaccttgatttatcaaaagatggaacaaaaaactcttgggtacttctgtgggagacagattattcattctatatacttttctgtgtgaggcgattttttttatcaagtcttcgactttgggtcgtaagcaactcttggttgtaggtgagatcagctaaaggaatcaagtgcgtagtatcctactggcggcttaatacggtgtggtgttcaaatatggtttttatgcatttgtggttttcctcgtcaacaaaattctggtgtctgtgttatttcttttccgcattatattttgttatataattgaaatatcacaggttgtgcgttgtatcaatcaattaggaaatccaacctttggttgttgattgagattgattgatccttgaacactggtctttggtaccgttcaagtttacttctcttatattcaatcgggctcgcaaatttctatttgctgattgcagattgaattaagatatagagatataaactcttgtatatacttttctctggattgagtctgactgtctagttgattctctagaaagtatattggagtaagtcctctcagatttccaaacgaattgttgggtgtggttgttgtatccccgcATTTTCACTATCTACATATTTGGTAGTGAGGTTACTGTTGCAATAAAAGTCTTCGatctttgaaaataaatattCCCTCTGTCTTTTTTTAACTGTCCTGTATTCTATTTTAGTCTGTCTTTTTTTATCTGTcgctctgtttatagacatatTTTTCCCTTAAGCTATTAAATATACCTTTcattttttataaatataaactcaatccaaaatcttaaataaattttaaataaatTCATTTTTAATCGTCATTccctttttaaataaaaatattcgTGGACAGCTATAAAATTCCTAATAAAGCTTCTACATATTCATACATAATCTATATATTAATTCTAACTTTAGTAATAATATAGTATTTAATAGGGTTAGTCATGACATTTCGtacggtctccttaatattttgacttgtCAATTAGGATCGTTAATAAAAGACGGAGGGAGTAGAAAATATAAGTCACTCTTGCCAATCAAGAACCGTGTTTCGTTATCACCGTGAGGGCTTGCACAACACCATCCTAAATTTTGCAACGCCATGTTTATATATCTTTTGTCTAAAATGATCTATTTAAGTTATCCAAATTCGTTCGATCATGACCAAATTGGAGTTGGTTTGGTAATTACGGGATTCAAACTCCTATCTTCGCAGTGGGAGGGAACATGAAAATCATCAGACCACTTGATGGTTCTCAACTGGTTGGAGCTTTGGATTCTGGTATAGTATATCAATAATAACCAAGGACTTCACCTGACCGGAACGTCTATTAGTTGTGTAACAGGGAAGGATATTGTTGATAGATGAAAGGCCAGCAAACGCCAAGTAATCAGCACGAGAATTCAGCTCACTAGTACATCCTTAAGAAGCTTGGTGAGATTAGCAATCTCCTCACCTACCATGAGGTCAACCCTAACCTTCTCAAGCGAAGGTTGTATCAAGTAAAATGATAACGATATAAAACTTATAGGAAGGATAAGTTGCGAAGCCAACCGATTGAACCGCCACTTCCCATTCAAAGATCTCCTCCAGTAAATCTCAACAGACGTACCAACCCCCTGTAACATAAAGAAAACCAGTTGACGCCCACAGGGTTGTTTACGGATGATATAGAAGACCATTAACTCATGCATTATACCCCAACCTTGTTTAGTAATACGTCGTACAGGTTCATATACGAGCGGTCGTAAAAGACTTGAAGTAACTTTGTTCCATTTCCTCCCCAAAAACTCATGAAATGAAGATGATAACACCAAAAGGTTCCCAAATGGTGGTTCAACCTCTAGGTCGAGCAGAAGCCTCGCTGCGGAAGCATGTATGACGAGAGGTAACTCGAGTATTATACCTATATGAAAGAAATACGAAATGTTGATGATCATAAAGTTTAGTAATTTTTGTTTGTGCTGATATTGTTCGCTATACCCATAGATAAGTATTAAGCCTAGGAAAAAACCTTCCATTACATAATAAGTCAGTCCATGTATATGAAgacttgatgaagatgatgatgaaggagacgaagacAAAGAGGGATTCGATTTTTTAAGCTTGATTGGTAGACAGGCGATGGCAAGAAAAGGGAGAAGGGTAATGGACGACGTTAGTGATGGATTAGAAGCCAACTTATAGAATACCCTGCTCCCAAAATAAGATGAATAGAAGTGAGATTGAGAGGAAGAAGGCTAAAAATGTACTCCCTCGGTTTCTAAAAAATAGTCAGGTTTTCTtttttgggtatgtcaaaaaatTAGGTTTATTTCCgtatgtggaaagtcaaatgttatgattttactactatacctattaagggaccacttctctctctacATTTTCTTTCCTAATACAAAAAGGAGATCACTTCTCTCTCCTCTTCCTCTAATAACAAATGAGTGGGGACCAAAGGATAGattaggaaaaaacatgaaaaaatggctccaatgattagttttcttaatttttgtgaaaaccaaacaaacTTATTTTTTAGAAACTGAGGAAGTATATATAATTGGTAAGACAGATAAAAGTCTTGGAAATCCTTTCGGAATATTTCGAGCGATATAATAACAGCAAATTAATGACAGAAAAACTGTACTCCATACGTTTATGAACCTCACAAACTCACCATCATAACCAGAAAATTCATCCATTTTCTATCTCACTCTTCAGCTCTCGACCGATCCTTATGTTAGTAGAACTGCAGAGGCAAGAGAAATAAACTTAAACTAACGGACTCAAGCCTGTTTATAACATAAAGCAAACAGTTCGTGGGCATTCCCACTTTGCACACAACTTCACAGAGTTCCTAAactttagagcttctccaatgacaTGTGTGTAGAGATAAATGTCAACATCCACCTACGATACAcatccattttctctaaaattaTTCTCCAACCCTCATGTCTTAAATTAATGTATAGATGACTTTGAGTAGACAATGTCAAGGGGAATGTCTACCGTCCTAGTCAGCTTTAATATATTAACTAACCATTTTTAGCTCTAATAACATcttaattatggaaaataaaatttatacTAATTAAAAAAAGAGGTTATATGCatactgttggagatgaattttttttctctccctatttataaggaaaaataGATTGAGGATGTCTTATTTGTGTTGCCACATAGGAAACACACACaatgaccattggagaagctcttagctaACAATCCATAACAGTAAACTCCTGCAATCAGTAAGAGAAATCCTACAtggtagctaattttattgaatGCATCAGTAATTTTATCCATAATTACTTCTAGCCCAAACTTTTTTTCTTATATATAAAGAATCCACCATTTAGATACAATATAAATAATTCACCATTTAGATGCAATATATAGGTAAGGTAACCCATAATTAGTTAAAAAAATAATTTGATTATAAAAATAACCTTTTCCTAAATAAAGAAGGCAattcatatttttgttttctttagaaAAGGAACCGTTCCTAAAAAAACCTTACAAATCTGATTTATGCATAATTCTTGACAAAACTGACAAACATAATTTATGCCCAAACCTAACGTTATGCATAATTCCTAACAAATCTCCACCTTCCTAACTTTA
This portion of the Papaver somniferum cultivar HN1 chromosome 11, ASM357369v1, whole genome shotgun sequence genome encodes:
- the LOC113324179 gene encoding acyl-CoA--sterol O-acyltransferase 1-like — its product is MDEFSGYDGIILELPLVIHASAARLLLDLEVEPPFGNLLVLSSSFHEFLGRKWNKVTSSLLRPLVYEPVRRITKQGWGIMHELMVFYIIRKQPCGRQLVFFMLQGVGTSVEIYWRRSLNGKWRFNRLASQLILPISFISLSFYLIQPSLEKVRVDLMVGEEIANLTKLLKDVLVS